A section of the Streptomyces sp. NBC_01591 genome encodes:
- the kdpB gene encoding potassium-transporting ATPase subunit KdpB: MTTRTEQEDSMSTVTPTRAPHQDAPTGHQSEGRVGGGLFDPAQLIRSFPDAVRKLDPRTMVKSPVMFVVLIGSVFTTVLACMDPGEWFGWAIAVWLWLTTIFANLAEAVAEGRGKAQADTLRKAKTDTVARRLIGRNEERVPGTELRVGDLVVCEAGDIIPGDGDVVEGVASVDESAITGESAPVIRESGGDRSAVTGGTKVLSDRIVVKITTKPGETFIDRMIALVEGAARQKTPNEIALNILLASLTIVFLLAVVTLQPFAIYAGQKQSMIVLTALLVCLIPTTIGALLSAIGIAGMDRLVQRNVLAMSGRAVEAAGDVSTLLLDKTGTITLGNRQAAEFVPVKGTTETELADAAQLSSLADETPEGRSIVVLAKEKYGLRERHQGELRQAEWVAFTAQTRMSGVDVDGRKVRKGATGSVVAWVEERGGTVTQDAQALTDTISGAGGTPLLVALEDEHGARVLGVIHLKDVVKEGMRERFDELRRMGIKTVMITGDNPLTAKAIAQEAGVDDFLAEATPEDKMALIKREQAGGKLVAMTGDGTNDAPALAQADVGVAMNTGTSAAKEAGNMVDLDSNPTKLIEIVEIGKQLLITRGALTTFSIANDVAKYFAIIPAMFAVVYPGLDKLNIMQLSSPQSAILSAVVFNALIIIALVPLALKGVRYRPSSADSMLRRNLGIYGLGGLVAPFIGIKIIDVVISLIPGLN; this comes from the coding sequence ATGACCACTCGTACGGAGCAAGAGGACTCGATGTCCACTGTCACCCCCACCCGGGCACCGCACCAGGACGCGCCCACGGGTCACCAGAGCGAAGGGCGCGTCGGCGGGGGCCTCTTCGACCCCGCGCAGCTGATCCGGTCCTTCCCCGATGCCGTACGCAAGCTCGACCCCCGGACGATGGTCAAGTCCCCGGTGATGTTCGTCGTGCTGATCGGTTCGGTGTTCACGACCGTGCTGGCGTGCATGGACCCGGGCGAGTGGTTCGGCTGGGCGATCGCGGTCTGGCTGTGGCTGACCACGATCTTCGCCAACCTGGCCGAGGCGGTCGCCGAGGGACGCGGCAAGGCGCAGGCCGACACGCTGCGCAAGGCCAAGACCGACACCGTCGCGCGGCGGCTGATCGGCCGGAACGAGGAGCGGGTGCCGGGCACCGAGCTGCGCGTCGGTGATCTGGTGGTCTGCGAGGCCGGTGACATCATCCCCGGCGACGGCGACGTCGTCGAGGGCGTTGCGAGCGTGGACGAGTCCGCGATCACGGGCGAGTCCGCCCCGGTCATCCGGGAGTCCGGCGGTGACCGCAGCGCCGTCACCGGGGGTACGAAGGTGCTCTCCGACCGCATCGTCGTCAAGATCACCACCAAGCCCGGCGAGACGTTCATCGACCGGATGATCGCCCTGGTCGAGGGCGCCGCCCGGCAGAAGACACCCAACGAGATCGCGCTGAACATCCTCCTCGCGTCCCTCACGATCGTCTTCCTGCTCGCCGTCGTCACCCTCCAGCCCTTCGCGATCTACGCCGGGCAGAAGCAGTCGATGATCGTGCTGACCGCGCTGCTGGTCTGCCTGATCCCGACGACCATCGGCGCACTGCTCTCCGCCATCGGCATCGCCGGCATGGACCGCCTCGTCCAGCGCAATGTGCTCGCCATGTCGGGGCGTGCCGTCGAGGCCGCCGGAGACGTGTCGACCCTGCTGCTCGACAAGACCGGCACCATCACGCTCGGCAACCGGCAGGCCGCCGAGTTCGTACCCGTGAAGGGCACGACCGAGACCGAACTGGCCGACGCGGCCCAGCTCTCCTCGCTGGCCGACGAGACGCCGGAGGGCCGCTCGATCGTCGTGCTCGCCAAGGAGAAGTACGGGCTGCGCGAGCGCCACCAGGGCGAGCTGCGGCAGGCCGAGTGGGTCGCGTTCACCGCCCAGACCCGCATGTCCGGCGTCGACGTGGACGGACGCAAGGTCCGCAAGGGCGCCACCGGTTCGGTCGTCGCCTGGGTCGAGGAGCGCGGCGGCACCGTCACGCAGGACGCGCAGGCGCTCACCGACACGATCTCCGGGGCGGGCGGCACACCGCTGCTGGTGGCCCTGGAGGACGAGCACGGCGCCCGGGTCCTCGGCGTCATCCACCTCAAGGACGTCGTCAAGGAGGGCATGCGGGAGCGGTTCGACGAGCTGCGCCGCATGGGCATCAAGACGGTCATGATCACCGGCGACAACCCGCTGACCGCGAAGGCCATCGCCCAGGAGGCCGGCGTCGACGACTTCCTCGCCGAGGCCACGCCCGAGGACAAGATGGCCCTCATCAAGCGGGAGCAGGCAGGCGGCAAACTCGTCGCGATGACCGGCGACGGCACGAACGACGCCCCGGCGCTCGCCCAGGCGGATGTCGGGGTGGCCATGAACACCGGCACCTCGGCCGCCAAGGAGGCCGGGAACATGGTGGACCTGGACTCCAACCCGACCAAGCTGATCGAGATCGTCGAGATCGGCAAGCAGCTCCTCATCACCCGTGGAGCCCTGACCACCTTCTCGATCGCCAACGACGTCGCGAAGTACTTCGCGATCATCCCCGCGATGTTCGCCGTGGTCTATCCCGGCCTGGACAAGCTGAACATCATGCAGCTGTCCTCGCCCCAGTCCGCGATCCTGTCGGCCGTCGTCTTCAACGCGCTGATCATCATCGCGCTGGTGCCGCTCGCCCTGAAGGGCGTGCGCTACCGGCCCAGCAGCGCCGACTCGATGCTCCGGCGCAACCTCGGGATCTACGGACTCGGCGGCCTGGTCGCCCCGTTCATCGGCATCAAGATCATCGACGTGGTCATCTCCCTCATCCCCGGGCTGAACTGA